The Mangrovivirga cuniculi genomic sequence TTAGCTACACATTATTTTAACCCCTAACCATGAAAAGTATAATATTTTTATTCCTGCTTATTCCAAACCTGATCTGCGGACAGAATTTTTTACATACGAGTGGTAAAAAAATCATTGATAAAAACGGTGATAAAATTATACTCAGAGGAATCGGCCTGGGTGGATATATGCTTCAGGAAGGTTACATGTTAAAAGTTCCTTTTTCAGGTCAGCAGTATGTTTTTAGAAATCATGTGGAAGAATTGATCGGGGAGGAGGCAACTAAAGAATTTTATACAAGGTGGTTATCTAATCATGTACAAAAAGCAGATATTGATTCACTAAAAAAATGGGGTTTTAATTCTGTTAGGCTACCTATGCATTATAACCTCTATACATTGCCTTTAGAAGATGAGCCGGTCAAAGGTAAAAATACCTGGAGGGAAACTGGGTTTACATTGACAGATTCACTTTTAAGCTGGTGTGCGGATAACGAAATTTATCTCATTTTAGATATGCACGCTGCACCTGGTGGACAGGGACATGATCTGAATATATCAGACAGAGACCCTTCAAAACCGTCGTTATGGGAAAGTGAAGCCAATCAGAAAAAACTGATCGCTTTATGGGGAGAGTTGGCAAAAAGATATAAAGATAACCCATGGATAGGAGGATATGACCTGATTAACGAACCCAACTGGCGTTTTAGCGAAACGGGACATAAGCACGGGATAGATGAGAAAAATAATGCTCCAATTAGAAAACTTATGATTGAGATCACTGAAGTAATCAGACAGGTAGATCAAAATCATATAATCTTTATTGAAGGGAATGGATGGGGAAATAACTATACCGGTATTCTTCCTCCCTGGGATAAAAATATGGTTGTAAGTTTTCACAAATACTGGAATTATAATCGTACAAAGGACATTGAGGCTTTCTTAGAAATTAGAGATCAGTATAATGTTCCTGTTTGGTTAGGAGAATCAGGAGAGAACTCTAATGTCTGGTTTCGCGATGCGATTAAACTAATGGAAGAAAACCAGATTGGGTGGTGCTGGTGGCCATTGAAGAAGTTGGGTAGTAATAATCCACTTGAAATTAAGATGAATTCTGGTTACCGGGAAATAATAGAATACTGGAAAGGAGAAAGAGAAAAACCTGGCGGGGATAAAGCGACTGAAGCTTTCATTCAGTTAGCTGAAAATACAAAAATTGAAAATAATATTGTTCATTACGATGTGCTTGATGCAATGTTCAGACAGGTAAATACAGATAGTGCGATTGCTTTTTCCGATCACCTGGGAGAGGTAAATAAAATATTGGCCGTTGATTATGACCTGGGGCCAATAGGAAAAGCATATTACGATGAAGATTATGCCAATTATCATGTTTCCACTGGTGGTGAGCGTCAACCATGGAATAAAAGCAGATTTTATAGAAATGATGGAGTAGACATATTTAAAACCAATAGCGGACAATTTTTTGTTGGTGATTTTGTGAAAGATGAATGGCTTTTATATTCCATTGAAAAAGAGAAAAATCAGAATTATGATTTAAGTCTGATTTTAAGATCTCCGGAAACCAAATCTGTGGTTGATGTTTATATTAATAATCAATTGATTAAAAAGATAAATATTGAGAAATCAGATAATTTTCAATCTTATATTATTGGTTCTTTAGAACTTAAGGAAGGGCTGAATAAATTGAAAATATATGTTAATGAAGGTGATTTAGATTTTAAAGAAATGAAATTCAAATCATCAAAGCAATGATTATTTATCATGTGTGATTTTAATATCCGGCATCTTTTTCCCATAGGTACTAAGTCCGTCTAAAGCATTTTTCATGGATATTGGATGGAGTTCAAAACCTTTTTTTTTAAAAAACCTGAGTTCACCCGCATCCATCCTCGGAGCGTCCGGAACAAAGACTGAATAGTAATTTTGATCTGAATCATCAGTAATAAACGCGATCCGATAAAAGTTATCTTCTCTTAATAAAATTGCTTGCCAGGGTTCTTTAATTGTATCGTCTTCAGAAATAAATCTAAATTTGATAATTTGCAGAAAGGGGAATACTCTTAATAAGAAGCTTTCGGTACCAGAACCCCAGCTTTTTAATAAGCCTATCTTTATTAGATAGCCGGCTACATAAGAAATGATAAAAATGACGAGAATTAAGGATATAGTTGCTGCAATTGCAGCGCCAAACATGGAGTCAATACCTGTGATAGAAGTAAACCATTTTGCCAAAGGAGTAATTAGGCCTACTGTTTTACCTAAAATTATGATGATAACAGTTAATGGAATAAGAAAAAGTACTCCACCAAGGAGTACTTTTCTGGTTGTTTTCTTTACGATCTTCATATCCGCATTCTTATTGTCGTGGTAGCCATTTGTATTAAGTTAACAAATAACCCCTTTTTTGATAAGAATGAGACAGTTAATCGTTAATCTATGGACGAATTGACTTTTGAATCATGACCATTCAGTTCAGCCCCGTTAGAATGAGCATTATTGTCTAAATAATCAGTCAGATCAAAAGCAAACTTCATTACTTTCTCTGCCTGTCCTAATTCGTTTCTAAGTAGGGTATAGGCTCCGTATAAAATTACTTCATTTCCAAGTTTATCTATTCTTTCGAATTTTCCACTTTTCGTAATTCCATTGCCCAGGTCTTTCCAGAATTGCTCATATTCAACTGAATTGCCCATTTCATCTTTTACGAAAATTCTGTGGTGTTTCCCCTCGATTTCATGAGGATCATATTTCATTAATTGACAAAAAGCATCATTTGCATTTATAATAGTGCCATCGGTGGTGAATTCAATCATTCCAATATTACTGTTTCCGATTGCCATTAATTGTTCTTCAGCCATAGTTGATTTACGAGTCATTTCTTCCTGTGTGGCTTGAAGTTCCTCCATATTTTGCCTCATTTCTTCTTCTTGAGCCCTCAACTCTTCTGTTTGTTGTTGAGAAACCTGAAGTAGTTCATTAGTTTTTTTAGTCAACTGTGAAGTACTTATTGATGAAGCAATCGTTTCACTTACTCTATCAAGAAATTTATGATGTTTAGATCTAAATTCATTTAAGGTGGCAATCTCGAGAATTCCGACTATTTCCTGGTCGGTCTTGATTGGCATTATAATGATTTCTCGTGGTTCTGCAGATCCAAGTCCTGAAGTTATTTTTACATAGTTTTCAGGGATTTCTTTCAAATGAATTTTTTCCTTCTCCAGGAAGCATTGTCCTGCCAGGCCTTCACCAATTTTGATTTTTTTATCGACATACTTTTTCCTGTCATAGGCATAACACCCGGTTAATTCAAGATCTTCTTCTGTTTCCATGTCAAGAATAAATAAAGCTGACTGGTTAGCTTCCATATAATTAACCATAAATGAAACAATCAGATCTGATAATTCTTCAACATTATTAATCTTTGATCTAACTATATCGCTGACTTTAGCGATTCCTTCTGTAATATATTTTTCTTCTCTTTCCCTTTTAGAGCTTTCACTGATGTTATCTCTCATATTAAGAAGAGCCGTAGCCAGAACATCATCTTCATCCCC encodes the following:
- a CDS encoding cellulase family glycosylhydrolase; this encodes MKSIIFLFLLIPNLICGQNFLHTSGKKIIDKNGDKIILRGIGLGGYMLQEGYMLKVPFSGQQYVFRNHVEELIGEEATKEFYTRWLSNHVQKADIDSLKKWGFNSVRLPMHYNLYTLPLEDEPVKGKNTWRETGFTLTDSLLSWCADNEIYLILDMHAAPGGQGHDLNISDRDPSKPSLWESEANQKKLIALWGELAKRYKDNPWIGGYDLINEPNWRFSETGHKHGIDEKNNAPIRKLMIEITEVIRQVDQNHIIFIEGNGWGNNYTGILPPWDKNMVVSFHKYWNYNRTKDIEAFLEIRDQYNVPVWLGESGENSNVWFRDAIKLMEENQIGWCWWPLKKLGSNNPLEIKMNSGYREIIEYWKGEREKPGGDKATEAFIQLAENTKIENNIVHYDVLDAMFRQVNTDSAIAFSDHLGEVNKILAVDYDLGPIGKAYYDEDYANYHVSTGGERQPWNKSRFYRNDGVDIFKTNSGQFFVGDFVKDEWLLYSIEKEKNQNYDLSLILRSPETKSVVDVYINNQLIKKINIEKSDNFQSYIIGSLELKEGLNKLKIYVNEGDLDFKEMKFKSSKQ
- a CDS encoding DUF502 domain-containing protein, whose protein sequence is MKIVKKTTRKVLLGGVLFLIPLTVIIIILGKTVGLITPLAKWFTSITGIDSMFGAAIAATISLILVIFIISYVAGYLIKIGLLKSWGSGTESFLLRVFPFLQIIKFRFISEDDTIKEPWQAILLREDNFYRIAFITDDSDQNYYSVFVPDAPRMDAGELRFFKKKGFELHPISMKNALDGLSTYGKKMPDIKITHDK
- a CDS encoding GAF domain-containing protein: MQTKYKPFFERIYKQSNYVLETLLIGYFIFGVGLAFIYDTYLVGFGVGLINLMMYYSSKIFFKETRLNQYIGSLVAGIFMAQFIYQMHGLFEMHFTAFIAIIVLIAYQNKYAFIPQFLFVVIHHSSFAYIQYLGSTENIESYKQIYFTQLDYMDFQTFLFHAGLYAVGIIIAAVYANNLEKTTKDNADNILELQRKDKSVQKSINFANEIADGNIDIEFKGDEDDVLATALLNMRDNISESSKREREEKYITEGIAKVSDIVRSKINNVEELSDLIVSFMVNYMEANQSALFILDMETEEDLELTGCYAYDRKKYVDKKIKIGEGLAGQCFLEKEKIHLKEIPENYVKITSGLGSAEPREIIIMPIKTDQEIVGILEIATLNEFRSKHHKFLDRVSETIASSISTSQLTKKTNELLQVSQQQTEELRAQEEEMRQNMEELQATQEEMTRKSTMAEEQLMAIGNSNIGMIEFTTDGTIINANDAFCQLMKYDPHEIEGKHHRIFVKDEMGNSVEYEQFWKDLGNGITKSGKFERIDKLGNEVILYGAYTLLRNELGQAEKVMKFAFDLTDYLDNNAHSNGAELNGHDSKVNSSID